The Lactuca sativa cultivar Salinas chromosome 2, Lsat_Salinas_v11, whole genome shotgun sequence genome includes a window with the following:
- the LOC111880010 gene encoding senescence/dehydration-associated protein At3g51250 encodes MVSHSSKNHPQVDQSNPDSYSSFSSSNPLAPSMYPSLETKDLIEKLFPNNNQSHEQEQQSTAFESSDEFLIKIHGLIVHSIDKQQSIQLASGVFEIIRIRQGDTFITALVRVVYEIQWSLAKDEAVMKLDSLMVTENSSDELDRVLEEYSVFSVKEAERDVAVEGWGCPKLYV; translated from the exons ATGGTGTCACACTCCTCTAAAAATCACCCACAAGTTGATCAATCAAACCCAGATTCATATTCCTCATTTTCTTCATCAAATCCTTTAGCTCCATCTATGTACCCATCACTCGAGACCAAAGATCTCATTGAGAAACTGTTCCCGAACAACAATCAAAGCCACGAACAAGAACAACAATCAACGGCTTTTGAATCTTCAGATGAATTTCTAATCAAAATCCATGGATTAATAGTTCACTCAATCGACAAACAACAGAGCATCCAATTAGCTTCCGGAGTGTTCGAAATAATCCGTATTCGACAAGGCGACACCTTCATAACGGCTCTCGTTCGTGTTGTCTACGAAATCCAGTGGTCATTAGCCAAGGACGAAGCTGTCATGAAACTAGACAG TTTGATGGTCACCGAAAACTCTTCCGATGAACTCGATAGGGTTTTGGAGGAGTACAGTGTGTTTTCTGTGAAGGAGGCGGAGAGGGATGTAGCGGTGGAGGGATGGGGTTGTCCGAAGCTATATGTGTAG